Proteins from a single region of Candidatus Obscuribacterales bacterium:
- a CDS encoding FAD-dependent oxidoreductase — MADVTGSKKRIIVIGGGFAGVKCAKKLRQLLHKDECEIVLFASENHMVFHPLLAEVASATINPKDMAAPLRLLLPHTQIRMEEVNELRLASNEVVYEDLHGGSGAIKYDQLVIACGTASNLSVIPGMPDHAFPMKTVGDALALQYHVINQMECAETCSSADEKKRLLTVVVVGGGFSGVEVAGEIYDFMTRSARYYANFSESEINVTLVHSRGQILPEVGASLREFAKNKMELNGIKFVLNSGASYCTKDGVGLKDGQFVEAGTVICTIGTRPAALVDKLDVVKEHGRIAVNADMSVPDFENVWAIGDCAAVPNALDGQLSPTTAQFAERQGAQLAKNIRARLSGRQTKPFHHKSLGTLCSIGGKSAVAEVLGVKLSGTLAWMTWRATYLIKLPSFVQQLAVLLTWTLGFLFPPALTGPRIDRTRNVGSAYFKAGDWIFKEGEPASEFYAIQDGEVEIIKKTDGEENVVAVLGKDDFFGEGALVDRRNRRNSCRARTDLQLLVLGRDVFAQVSKSLAPLRKAVALAIQQRQGAWEEKNEVQKILATMKLSDLIRPIPATISESNTLDKVLSLMDSYAASVLYVIDESEKLVGVITNTDLLNAVESNLGKSIDVRKLEAKTYMITQPICAAQSDDTTMVAMTMYDHDFKRLPIVDSYQSKKLIGFVRAEDILSCVTEKLISPNLEEFQK, encoded by the coding sequence GTGGCAGACGTGACAGGTTCTAAAAAGAGAATTATCGTAATTGGTGGTGGCTTTGCCGGTGTAAAATGCGCCAAAAAATTGCGCCAACTACTTCACAAAGATGAATGTGAAATAGTTCTCTTTGCTAGTGAAAACCATATGGTTTTTCATCCGTTGTTGGCCGAGGTTGCCTCTGCCACGATTAATCCTAAGGACATGGCCGCTCCCTTACGCTTGCTTTTACCACATACGCAAATTCGCATGGAGGAAGTAAACGAATTAAGGCTTGCCTCCAACGAAGTTGTTTATGAAGATCTCCATGGCGGTAGTGGCGCAATCAAATACGATCAGTTGGTAATTGCTTGCGGCACGGCTTCTAATCTGTCCGTAATTCCGGGTATGCCCGACCATGCATTCCCAATGAAAACAGTTGGAGATGCGCTGGCTCTGCAATATCACGTTATTAATCAAATGGAGTGCGCTGAAACTTGTTCAAGCGCTGATGAGAAAAAGCGTTTGCTGACCGTTGTTGTCGTCGGTGGTGGCTTTAGCGGTGTAGAGGTTGCCGGTGAAATATATGATTTCATGACGCGCAGTGCTCGCTATTACGCAAATTTTTCGGAGTCAGAAATAAATGTCACGTTAGTGCATTCCAGAGGGCAGATTCTGCCTGAGGTCGGCGCATCTTTGCGCGAATTTGCCAAAAATAAAATGGAACTCAACGGTATTAAATTCGTTTTGAATTCAGGTGCTTCTTATTGCACCAAAGACGGAGTCGGATTGAAGGACGGGCAATTTGTAGAGGCGGGCACTGTCATTTGCACAATAGGCACCCGTCCAGCCGCCTTGGTAGACAAGCTGGATGTTGTGAAAGAACATGGGCGCATTGCAGTGAATGCCGATATGAGCGTGCCGGACTTTGAAAATGTCTGGGCAATTGGTGATTGTGCTGCTGTGCCAAATGCTCTTGATGGACAATTGTCTCCCACGACAGCTCAATTTGCCGAGCGTCAGGGAGCTCAATTGGCAAAAAACATTAGAGCTAGACTAAGTGGGCGGCAAACAAAGCCATTTCATCACAAATCGCTTGGCACATTATGCTCAATTGGCGGTAAAAGTGCTGTTGCTGAAGTATTAGGTGTCAAACTTTCAGGCACTCTTGCCTGGATGACGTGGCGTGCCACGTATCTCATTAAGCTGCCGTCTTTTGTTCAACAACTGGCAGTTCTTTTGACTTGGACTTTAGGATTTCTATTTCCTCCGGCGCTGACAGGCCCGCGAATAGATCGAACACGCAATGTCGGCAGCGCTTATTTCAAAGCCGGAGACTGGATATTTAAAGAAGGTGAGCCGGCGTCTGAATTCTACGCAATTCAAGATGGCGAGGTTGAAATCATAAAGAAGACCGACGGCGAGGAAAACGTCGTAGCGGTTCTTGGTAAGGATGATTTTTTTGGAGAAGGTGCCCTTGTAGATAGAAGAAATCGGCGCAATTCCTGTCGCGCTCGAACTGATTTGCAGCTTTTAGTTCTAGGACGTGACGTGTTTGCCCAGGTTTCAAAAAGCCTTGCTCCACTACGCAAAGCTGTTGCTTTAGCAATACAGCAGCGCCAGGGTGCCTGGGAAGAAAAGAATGAAGTGCAGAAGATCCTGGCAACCATGAAGTTGTCCGACCTTATACGACCAATTCCGGCCACTATTTCCGAATCCAATACTTTGGACAAAGTCTTAAGTCTGATGGACAGCTATGCGGCAAGTGTTCTCTATGTCATTGATGAAAGTGAGAAGCTGGTTGGGGTGATAACCAATACCGATTTATTAAATGCTGTTGAGTCTAATCTTGGTAAGTCTATAGATGTGCGGAAGCTAGAGGCTAAGACGTATATGATCACTCAGCCCATTTGCGCGGCACAATCGGATGATACAACCATGGTGGCAATGACCATGTACGACCATGATTTTAAGCGGCTACCGATTGTTGATAGTTATCAATCAAAAAAACTTATAGGGTTTGTCAGAGCTGAGGATATTTTGTCTTGCGTGACGGAAAAACTCATATCCCCTAATCTCGAAGAATTTCAAAAATAA